The Xenopus laevis strain J_2021 chromosome 5L, Xenopus_laevis_v10.1, whole genome shotgun sequence genome has a segment encoding these proteins:
- the tbpl1.L gene encoding TATA box-binding protein-like 1, with protein MDADSDVALDILITNVVCVFRTRCHLNLRKIALEGLNVIYKREVSKVLMKLRKPRITATIWSSGKIICTGATSEEEAKVGARRLARSLQKLGFQVKFTEFKVVNVLAVCTMPFEIRLNEFTKQNRPHASYEPELHPAVCYRIKSLRATLQIFSTGSITVTGPDVKSVASAIEQIYPFVFESRKTIL; from the exons ATGGATGCTGACAGTGATGTGGCACTGGATATTTTAATCACTAATGTTGTCTGCGTGTTTCGAACAAGATGCCATTTAAATTTGCGAAAGATTGCTTTGGAAGGTTTAAACGTCATTTACAAGCGTGAAGTCAGT aaagTTTTGATGAAACTAAGAAAGCCTAGGATAACGGCTACAATTTGGTCATCGGGAAAAATCATTTGCACAGGAGCTACCAG TGAGGAAGAAGCCAAGGTGGGTGCAAGGCGCTTGGCCCGTTCTTTGCAGAAACTTGGTTTCCAG GTTAAATTCACTGAGTTTAAAGTTGTGAATGTGTTGGCCGTGTGTACCATGCCATTTGAAATAAGATTGAATGAATTTACCAAGCAGAATCGCCCTCATGCAAG TTATGAGCCGGAACTTCACCCTGCAGTCTGCTATAGAATAAAGTCTCTGAGGGCAACTCTGCAGATCTTCTCGACTGGCAGTATTACAGTAACAG GTCCAGATGTGAAGTCGGTTGCCAGTGCCATAGAGCAGATCTATCCTTTTGTGTTTGAAAGCAGAAAAACTATTTTGTGA